One segment of Sphingomonas qomolangmaensis DNA contains the following:
- the purB gene encoding adenylosuccinate lyase, producing the protein MVPRYARAAMTDLWTPEARFRVWFEIEAHATDALADLGVVPREAAQALWDWWNAARAASADGQAPIDVAAIDAIEAVTKHDVIAFLTWVSEQVGPQARYLHQGMTSSDVLDTCLAVQLARAADLLIADLDALLEAIKTRALEHKLTPTIGRSHGIHAEPVTFGLKLAQAYAEFARNRERLVAARADIATCAISGAVGTFANIDPAVEAHVAAKMGLSVEPVSTQVIPRDRHAMFFATLGVIASSIERLATEVRHLQRTEVLEAEEYFSPGQKGSSAMPHKRNPVLTENLTGLARMVRGYVTPALENVALWHERDISHSSVERYIGPDATITLDFALARLTGVIEKLVVYPVRMQKNLDRMGGLVHSQRVLLALTQAGVSREDSYRLVQRNAMKVWESDGELSLLELLKADPEVTAALPVEEIEAKFDLGYHFKHVDTIFARVFGTAG; encoded by the coding sequence TTGGTTCCTCGCTACGCCCGCGCTGCCATGACCGACCTCTGGACGCCCGAGGCGCGCTTCCGCGTCTGGTTCGAGATCGAGGCGCACGCGACCGACGCGCTCGCCGATCTCGGCGTCGTTCCGCGCGAAGCCGCGCAGGCGCTGTGGGATTGGTGGAACGCCGCGCGCGCGGCCTCTGCCGACGGCCAGGCACCGATCGACGTCGCCGCGATCGACGCGATCGAGGCGGTGACCAAGCACGACGTCATCGCCTTCCTCACCTGGGTCTCCGAACAGGTCGGCCCGCAGGCGCGCTACCTGCACCAGGGCATGACCTCGTCCGACGTGCTCGACACCTGCCTCGCGGTCCAGCTCGCGCGCGCCGCCGATCTGCTGATCGCCGATCTCGATGCGCTGCTAGAGGCGATCAAGACCCGCGCGCTCGAGCATAAGCTCACCCCGACGATCGGCCGCAGCCACGGCATCCATGCCGAACCCGTCACCTTCGGGCTCAAGCTCGCCCAGGCCTATGCCGAATTCGCGCGTAATCGCGAACGGCTGGTCGCGGCGCGTGCCGACATCGCCACCTGCGCGATTTCGGGCGCGGTCGGCACCTTCGCCAATATCGACCCCGCGGTCGAAGCGCATGTCGCGGCCAAGATGGGCCTCAGCGTCGAGCCGGTCTCGACCCAGGTCATCCCGCGCGATCGCCACGCGATGTTCTTCGCGACGCTGGGCGTGATCGCCAGCTCGATCGAGCGCCTCGCCACCGAAGTCCGCCACCTTCAGCGCACCGAAGTCTTGGAGGCCGAGGAATATTTCTCGCCCGGGCAAAAGGGCTCGTCGGCGATGCCGCACAAGCGCAACCCGGTGCTCACCGAAAACCTCACCGGCCTCGCGCGCATGGTCCGCGGCTACGTCACCCCCGCGCTCGAGAATGTCGCCTTGTGGCACGAGCGCGACATCAGCCATTCGTCGGTCGAGCGCTATATCGGCCCCGACGCGACGATCACCCTCGATTTCGCGCTCGCCCGCCTCACCGGCGTGATCGAAAAGCTGGTCGTATACCCGGTGCGGATGCAGAAGAATCTCGATCGCATGGGCGGCCTCGTCCATTCGCAGCGCGTCCTGCTCGCGCTCACCCAGGCAGGCGTCAGCCGCGAGGATTCGTACCGCCTCGTCCAGCGCAACGCGATGAAGGTGTGGGAAAGCGACGGCGAATTGTCGCTGCTCGAACTGCTCAAGGCCGACCCCGAAGTCACCGCCGCGCTGCCGGTCGAAGAGATCGAGGCCAAGTTCGACCTCGGCTATCATTTCAAGCATGTCGACACGATCTTCGCGCGGGTGTTCGGCACTGCGGGCTAG
- the uvrA gene encoding excinuclease ABC subunit UvrA, producing MALTHISVRGAREHNLKGVDIDIPRDTLTVITGLSGSGKSSLAFDTIYAEGQRRYVESLSAYARQFLELMQKPDVDHIEGLSPAISIEQKTTSRNPRSTVATVTEIYDYMRLLWARVGIPYSPATGLPISAQTVSQMVDRVLALPEGTRLLLLAPVVRGRKGEYRKELAEWQRAGFQRVRIDGETYLIEDAPALDKKFKHDIEVVVDRLVVGGDIATRLADSFEAALKLAEGLAYVDLVDTTVEALANPVTPPVTPAKAGVSADGAGQEPQETPASAGVTDRKMKGAGIPANRIVFSEKFACPVSGFTIAEIEPRLFSFNAPQGACPACDGLGERLEFDADLVVPNHDLSIKKGAVVPWAKSNPPSPYYMQVLGSLAREFDFKLDTPWKDLAPEHQDTILHGTKGKPVTLTFVDGRKSYDVKKPFEGVIGNMNRRLLQTESAWMREELSKYQASRPCETCHGARLKPEALAVKIDGQDIAHATHLSVVDALGFFERLPDSMTGQQRAIAERILKEILERLGFLNNVGLDYLNLNRTSGTLSGGESQRIRLASQIGSGLSGVLYVLDEPSIGLHQRDNDMLLKTLRRLRDLGNTVLVVEHDEDAIRTADYVIDMGPGAGVRGGEVVAKGTLSQVLKTKGSITADYLNGTRSVPLPAKRRKGNGKKLTVHNATANNLTGVTASIPLGTFTCVTGVSGSGKSSFTIDTLYAAAARQLNGARVLAGKHDKVTGLEHLDKVIDIDQSPIGRTPRSNPATYTGAFTNIRDWFAGLPESLARGYKPGRFSFNVKGGRCEACTGDGLLKIEMHFLPDVYVTCDVCHGARYNRETLEVKFKGMSIADVLDMTVEDAVEFFKAVPPIRDRMAMLAEVGLGYVKVGQQATTLSGGEAQRVKLAKELARRATGQTLYILDEPTTGLHFEDVRKLLEVLHALVDQGNTVVVIEHNLDVIKTADWVLDLGPEGGVKGGEIVAQGTPEVVAKEPRSFTGKYLAPLLERKVEKQAAE from the coding sequence ATGGCATTGACTCACATTTCCGTGCGCGGCGCGCGCGAGCACAACCTCAAGGGCGTCGATATCGACATCCCGCGCGACACCCTCACGGTGATCACCGGGCTGTCGGGGTCGGGCAAGTCGAGCCTCGCCTTCGACACCATCTATGCCGAGGGCCAGCGCCGCTACGTCGAATCGCTCAGCGCCTATGCGCGCCAGTTCCTCGAACTGATGCAGAAGCCCGATGTCGATCATATCGAGGGCCTGTCCCCCGCGATCTCGATCGAGCAGAAGACCACCAGCCGCAATCCGCGCTCGACCGTCGCGACCGTCACCGAGATCTACGACTATATGCGCCTGCTCTGGGCGCGCGTCGGCATCCCCTATTCGCCCGCCACCGGCCTGCCGATCAGCGCGCAGACCGTCAGCCAGATGGTCGATCGCGTGCTCGCGCTGCCCGAGGGCACCCGGCTGCTGCTGCTCGCTCCGGTCGTGCGCGGGCGCAAGGGCGAATACCGCAAGGAGCTCGCCGAATGGCAGCGCGCGGGCTTCCAGCGCGTCCGCATCGACGGCGAGACGTACCTGATCGAAGACGCCCCCGCGCTCGACAAGAAGTTCAAGCACGACATCGAAGTCGTGGTCGACCGCCTGGTCGTAGGCGGCGACATCGCGACGCGCCTGGCCGACAGCTTCGAAGCCGCGCTGAAGCTCGCCGAGGGGCTGGCCTATGTCGACCTGGTCGACACGACGGTGGAAGCGCTCGCCAACCCCGTCACCCCCCCCGTCACCCCAGCGAAAGCTGGGGTCTCCGCGGATGGCGCGGGACAGGAGCCGCAAGAGACCCCAGCTTCCGCTGGGGTGACGGATCGCAAGATGAAGGGTGCCGGCATCCCCGCCAACCGTATCGTCTTCTCCGAAAAATTCGCCTGCCCCGTCTCGGGCTTCACCATCGCCGAGATCGAGCCGCGCCTCTTCAGCTTCAACGCCCCGCAGGGCGCGTGCCCGGCGTGCGACGGCCTGGGCGAGCGGCTCGAATTCGACGCCGACCTCGTCGTCCCCAATCACGACCTCAGCATCAAGAAGGGCGCGGTCGTGCCCTGGGCCAAGTCGAACCCGCCCAGCCCCTATTACATGCAGGTCCTCGGCTCCCTCGCGCGCGAATTCGACTTCAAGCTCGACACCCCGTGGAAAGACCTCGCCCCCGAGCATCAGGACACGATCCTCCACGGCACCAAGGGCAAGCCCGTCACCCTCACCTTCGTCGACGGCCGCAAGTCGTATGACGTCAAGAAGCCGTTCGAGGGCGTCATCGGCAACATGAACCGCCGCCTGCTCCAGACCGAGAGCGCGTGGATGCGCGAGGAGCTGTCCAAATACCAGGCCTCGCGCCCCTGCGAGACCTGCCACGGCGCGCGCCTCAAGCCCGAGGCGCTGGCGGTAAAGATCGACGGGCAGGACATCGCCCACGCCACGCACCTGTCGGTCGTCGACGCGCTCGGCTTCTTCGAGCGCCTCCCCGACAGCATGACCGGCCAGCAGCGCGCGATCGCCGAACGCATCCTCAAGGAAATCCTCGAACGCCTCGGCTTCCTCAACAATGTCGGGCTCGACTATCTCAACCTCAACCGCACCAGCGGCACGCTCTCGGGCGGCGAATCGCAGCGCATCCGCCTCGCCAGCCAGATAGGCAGCGGCCTCTCGGGCGTGCTCTACGTCCTCGACGAGCCCAGCATCGGCCTGCACCAGCGCGACAACGACATGCTGCTCAAGACGCTGCGCCGGCTGCGCGATCTCGGCAACACCGTCCTCGTCGTCGAACATGACGAGGACGCGATCCGCACCGCCGATTATGTGATCGACATGGGGCCGGGCGCGGGCGTGCGCGGCGGCGAGGTCGTCGCCAAGGGCACGCTCAGCCAAGTGCTCAAGACCAAGGGCAGCATCACCGCCGATTATCTCAACGGCACGCGCTCGGTCCCGCTCCCGGCCAAGCGCCGCAAGGGCAATGGCAAGAAGCTCACCGTCCACAACGCCACCGCCAACAATTTGACCGGCGTCACCGCCAGCATTCCGCTCGGCACCTTCACCTGCGTCACCGGCGTCTCGGGCTCTGGCAAGTCGAGCTTCACGATCGACACGCTCTACGCCGCCGCCGCGCGCCAGCTCAACGGCGCGCGCGTGCTGGCGGGCAAGCACGACAAGGTCACCGGGCTCGAACATCTCGACAAGGTGATCGACATCGATCAGTCGCCGATCGGCCGCACCCCGCGCAGCAACCCCGCCACCTATACCGGCGCCTTCACCAACATCCGCGACTGGTTCGCCGGCCTCCCCGAAAGCCTCGCGCGCGGCTACAAGCCCGGCCGCTTCAGCTTCAACGTCAAGGGCGGCCGCTGCGAGGCGTGCACCGGCGACGGGCTGCTCAAGATCGAGATGCACTTCCTCCCCGACGTCTATGTCACCTGCGACGTCTGCCACGGCGCGCGCTACAATCGCGAGACGCTCGAGGTGAAGTTCAAGGGGATGAGCATCGCCGACGTGCTCGACATGACCGTCGAGGACGCGGTCGAGTTCTTCAAGGCGGTCCCGCCGATCCGCGATCGCATGGCGATGCTCGCCGAAGTGGGCTTGGGCTATGTCAAGGTCGGCCAGCAGGCGACGACGCTGTCGGGCGGCGAGGCGCAGCGCGTGAAGCTCGCCAAGGAACTCGCCCGCCGCGCCACCGGCCAGACGCTCTACATCCTCGACGAGCCCACCACCGGCCTGCATTTCGAGGATGTCCGGAAATTGCTCGAAGTCCTCCACGCGCTGGTCGACCAGGGCAACACCGTGGTGGTGATCGAGCACAATCTCGACGTCATCAAGACCGCCGACTGGGTGCTCGATCTGGGGCCCGAGGGCGGCGTGAAGGGCGGCGAGATCGTCGCGCAGGGCACGCCCGAGGTGGTGGCGAAGGAGCCGCGGAGTTTCACGGGGAAATATCTTGCGCCGTTGCTCGAGCGGAAGGTCGAGAAGCAGGCGGCGGAATAA
- a CDS encoding DUF262 domain-containing protein gives MIREWDIKRTTFSLADFLSWQRAGSLELSPSFQRRSVWTKAQKSYFVDTVYRGLPVPIIFVRERTDVETLSTVREVIDGQQRLRTMLAFVDPKCLADAADADNFTVQKKHNKDLQGKLFSTLGADAKKRILSYQLSTHVLPNDTSDSEVLSIFARMNSTGSKLNEQELRNAEYFGEFKIASYDTAFANLNRWRSWKLFSEQDMARMKEVEFTSLLFILIMNGIFERTQSLINRFYKLHDDNFDDWDRVIKEFNRVMDAIEDAFGDGLRSTVYSNTAMFLQLFHLIRRLENAGISLTHARIRRILDVGDQIKDRSGLPENVLVALASRFNRLSNQQIVSDYIFNHASK, from the coding sequence ATGATACGCGAATGGGACATCAAGCGAACGACATTTTCGCTAGCCGACTTCCTTAGTTGGCAGCGAGCTGGCTCACTGGAGCTAAGCCCTAGCTTCCAACGGCGAAGTGTTTGGACGAAAGCGCAAAAGTCCTATTTCGTCGATACCGTTTATCGCGGCTTGCCTGTGCCGATTATATTCGTTCGCGAAAGGACTGATGTAGAAACGTTATCTACGGTTCGAGAGGTAATAGACGGCCAGCAACGTCTGCGTACGATGCTTGCTTTCGTGGACCCAAAATGCCTAGCAGATGCGGCCGATGCGGATAACTTTACAGTCCAAAAAAAGCACAACAAGGATTTGCAAGGAAAACTGTTTTCAACGTTAGGTGCGGATGCGAAGAAGCGCATTCTTTCCTACCAGCTCAGTACGCATGTCCTTCCGAATGACACAAGCGACTCTGAGGTTCTTAGCATTTTTGCGAGAATGAACTCTACCGGCTCTAAGTTGAATGAGCAGGAGTTGCGTAATGCAGAATATTTCGGAGAGTTTAAGATAGCCTCCTATGATACCGCGTTTGCGAATCTAAACCGTTGGCGCAGTTGGAAGCTGTTTAGTGAACAAGATATGGCTAGAATGAAAGAAGTAGAATTCACTAGCCTGCTCTTTATCTTGATAATGAATGGGATCTTTGAGAGGACTCAGTCTCTTATAAACCGGTTTTACAAGTTGCACGATGACAATTTTGATGATTGGGATAGGGTGATCAAAGAGTTCAATCGCGTGATGGATGCCATAGAAGATGCATTCGGCGATGGGCTTCGTTCCACTGTGTATAGTAATACGGCTATGTTTTTACAGTTGTTTCATCTAATTCGTCGTTTAGAGAATGCTGGAATATCTTTAACCCATGCCAGAATACGGCGAATCCTTGATGTCGGAGATCAAATTAAAGACAGGTCTGGCCTGCCAGAAAATGTGCTAGTCGCATTAGCAAGTCGCTTTAATCGCCTAAGTAATCAGCAAATAGTGTCTGATTATATATTTAATCATGCATCCAAATGA
- a CDS encoding BrnA antitoxin family protein produces the protein MSDWTDPDDAPELTAAMAEVAEIAIGGKVIRPATGYLGPRGVAKGRPPLRGAAKRQVTLRVDPDVIEKFREGGPGWQARMNEALRKAAGLG, from the coding sequence ATGTCGGACTGGACTGACCCGGACGATGCCCCCGAGCTGACGGCGGCGATGGCCGAGGTCGCCGAGATCGCGATCGGCGGCAAGGTGATCCGCCCGGCGACGGGCTATCTGGGGCCGCGCGGCGTCGCGAAGGGCCGCCCGCCGCTGCGCGGCGCGGCGAAGCGCCAGGTGACGCTGCGGGTCGATCCCGACGTGATCGAGAAGTTTCGCGAGGGCGGGCCGGGGTGGCAGGCGCGGATGAACGAGGCGCTGCGGAAGGCGGCGGGGTTGGGGTGA
- a CDS encoding BrnT family toxin yields the protein MEISFDPGKRDATLRERGLDFADAGSVFDGRVKTLVDDRVDYGETRYVSYGWIEKLPSPSCGPSARVPAA from the coding sequence CTGGAGATCAGCTTCGATCCGGGCAAGCGTGACGCGACGCTGCGCGAGCGGGGACTGGATTTTGCCGATGCCGGATCGGTGTTCGATGGCCGCGTGAAGACGCTGGTCGACGACCGGGTGGATTACGGCGAGACCCGGTACGTCAGCTATGGCTGGATCGAGAAGTTGCCGTCGCCGTCGTGTGGACCGAGCGCGAGGGTGCCCGCCGCGTGA
- a CDS encoding cupin domain-containing protein, producing the protein MPHLPTNPAHLGLGATASVEPAITDECWYAAYAERHAADGIEGRLVSQYAFAESWAAWEVHPHGAELVICTAGSMTLHQEHPDGTTATLTLGPGDYAINPPGVWHTADIAPGTSCTAIFITPGEGTAHRPR; encoded by the coding sequence ATGCCCCATCTCCCCACCAACCCCGCGCATCTCGGCCTTGGCGCCACCGCCAGCGTCGAACCCGCGATCACCGATGAATGCTGGTACGCCGCCTATGCCGAGCGCCACGCCGCCGACGGCATCGAAGGCCGGCTCGTCTCGCAATATGCCTTCGCCGAGAGCTGGGCGGCATGGGAGGTCCACCCGCACGGTGCCGAGCTGGTGATCTGCACCGCGGGCAGCATGACGCTGCACCAGGAGCACCCCGACGGCACCACTGCCACGCTCACGCTCGGCCCCGGCGACTATGCGATCAATCCGCCGGGTGTGTGGCACACCGCCGACATTGCGCCCGGCACCAGCTGCACCGCGATCTTCATTACCCCCGGCGAAGGTACCGCGCACCGCCCGCGGTAA